The Halogranum gelatinilyticum genome contains a region encoding:
- a CDS encoding DUF7562 family protein produces the protein MWRSRTNRGRKTVVCIACGSSLPRSEAREYDKEGNRWERHGKEFEHLCKACYRDLCHQPRAGLESLLADIEEHGLSQEEFLRRYLGEVAERFDQPEQDDHDR, from the coding sequence ATGTGGCGCTCCCGGACGAACCGGGGCCGGAAGACGGTCGTCTGCATCGCCTGCGGCTCCTCGCTCCCCCGCTCCGAGGCCCGCGAGTACGACAAAGAGGGCAACCGGTGGGAACGACACGGCAAGGAGTTCGAACATCTCTGTAAGGCGTGTTACCGCGACCTCTGCCACCAGCCCCGAGCCGGTCTCGAAAGCCTGCTCGCAGACATCGAAGAACACGGTCTCTCTCAGGAGGAGTTCCTCCGTCGCTATCTCGGCGAGGTCGCAGAACGCTTCGACCAGCCCGAACAGGACGACCACGACCGGTAA